A region of the Candidatus Binatia bacterium genome:
AGACTTGTCGTGGGAGAGGCACTTTCCGCCACGATGCCACGTTAGAGCGGCACAGGCGCTGCAACGCAACTTCTCTTCCGTGCCGTCGCCGAAGCACGTAATGCAGCTTTGCTCCTTGTATAAGCTCCCATGGGAACAGACGCTGGCATCTTTCAGCTGAACTTTTAGCCGTTCAATCTCGGCCACCAGCATGGGGACATCATTTTGTATCAAATTTTGCGCGTTTGAGCCTTGACCGAAGAGTTTGTTAACCTCCTCAACTCGGGCCTTGATCTCTTGAAGCTTTTTATCTTCCATGGCTAATCGCCTCCGACGAGTGTCAGGCTTAGTTGACCCCCTAGGTTTTTAGGGTTCTTAACCTTAACGGATTTCGGCACTCGTCCGCACATTTTTGATCATTTCTAAGGGGGTTCGCCCCTAATCGGCTTATGCAGCAAAGTCAGTGCCAAGAATCGCTAAGATTGGACCCCGGAAAAAAGCGGGTAAATAAAGTGACGTTGAAACCCCGCGATTGAATGTTAGAATACGTCGGCATGGAATCGACAACTGGGTTTCCCGTCTTGCCCGAAAGAATCAGCGGCCTCGGCAAGTTGGCGTTCGATCTCTGGTGGACCTGGAATGAGGAAGGTCGCGAGGTATTTCGGCGACTCGACTATCACCTCTGGCGCTTAACCGAGCACAATCCGGTGCGCATGCTGCAGATGGTGCCGCGCGAGCGGCTGGAGCAGGCCGCCGCCGACGCTTCTTTTCTCGCCGTCTACGATTGCGCGATGGAGGCTCTCAAAAGAGCCTTGACGTCCGAAGATTCATGGTGGTCGCGTGGATATCCGCATCTGGCGAAGCGTCCGATCGCTTACTTCTCCGCGGAGTTTGCGCTTCATAATTCGTTGCCGATTTACGCCGGCGGCCTGGGCGTGCTTGCGGGCGATCTCTGCAAGGAAGCGAGCGACCTCGGTCTACCGCTTGTGGGCGTCGGTTTTATGTATCCCCAGGGGTATTTCCATCAGCAAATCTCCTCCGGGGGATGGCAGGAGGAGGTCTACGAGCAGTTGAACTGGCAACAGGCGCCGATCGAACCGGCGCTGTCGTCCGACGGCAAGCCCTGCATCCTTCCGGTGCCGCTCGGCAACCGTTCGGTCCACGTCGCGGTGTGGCTCGTTCGCGTCGGCCGGGTGAAATTATATCTGCTCGACACCGACTTGGAAGAAAACTCTTCGTGGGACCGCGAGCTCTCGGCGCGGCTCTACGGCGGGGACCGAAGCACGCGCGTGCAGCAGGAAATCATCCTCGGCATCGGTGGCGTCCGGGCGCTCCGTGCGTTGGGTCAAGATCCGGTCGTGTGGCACCTCAACGAAGGGCACGCGGCGTTCGTGGTCTTGGAGCGCGCGCGCGAGATCGTGGAGCGCGGGGAGAGCTTCGACAAAGCGTTGGAACAAGTCCGCGGCACGACCGTGTTTACCACGCACACACCGGTCGCCGCCGGCCACGACGTCTATCCGATCGAGACGGTGGAGGCCAATCTAAAGATTTGCTGGGGGGCGCTCGATAAGTATCGCGAGGATTTCTTGAAACTCGGGACGTATAACAACGGCAGCGGGTCGATGTTTAACATGACGGCTCTGGCGCTTCGCGGCGCGGGTGCCGTCAACGGAGTGAGCCGCGTCCACGGGCGAGTGACGCGCGACATGTGGGCGCCGGTCTGGCCCGGGACCGCGGAGAGCGATCGACCCGTGGAAGTGGTGACGAACGGCGTGCATGTGTCTACATGGATCGCGCCTGATATGGCCAAGCTCTTTGATCGCCACTTGGGCGCGGCTTGGCGCGGGGGCCACGATGAACCGGCCCTCTGGGACGGCATCTTGGCGATTCCCGACGAAGAGTTGTGGAATATTCGCCAGCAGCTCCGAAGTTACTTGATCGCCTTCATCCGCGAGCGCACCCGCCAGCTTTGGATGGAAGAGCGAGTGAGCGCAACGCGGGTCGTGGCGGCCGGCACTCTGCTCGATCCGACCGCGCTCACGATCGGCTTCGCCCGCCGCTCCACCGAATACAAGCGGCCCGAGCTTATCTTTCACGATCCCAAGCGGCTGACGCGCATTCTTTTCGCGTTGAGAAAGCCGGTCCAGATCGTGTTTGCCGGCAAGGCCCATCCTGCGGACGATCGCGGCAAGTATTCCTTGCAGCGTCTCTACAAGCGCGCCGCCGATCCGTCGTTCGGCGGTCGCATCGCCTTCATCGAGGACTACGACGTGCACGTCGCGCACTTTCTCGTGCAAGGGTGCGACGTCTGGCTCAACACGCCGCGCCGGCCGTTCGAGGCGAGCGGGACGAGCGGCATGAAGGCGTCGATCAACGGCGTTCTCCATCTGAGCACCGGCGACGGCTGGTGGGTGGAAGGGTACACGGGCGCCAACGGATGGCTCATCGACGGCGGCCTCCCCGACGGCGATCCGTCCGCGGTGGATGCGGCGGAGGCCGACGCGCTCTACCGGTTGTTGGAAGAAGAGGTGGTGCCCAACTTCTATGAACGCGACTCCGAGAATATTCCGCGGCGCTGGGTGCGAATGGTGAAGGAAGCGATCCGCACGGTGACGCCGCACTTCAGCGCCCGCCGCATGCTGAAGCAATACGCGGACGAAATGTACGCGCCGGCGGCCGATCGGGCGGTGGCGCAGTCCTCTTAGCTAGGATCGCGCCGTCTATCTCTTAAGCTCCTATTTCTTCAACTCCCGACTCAGGCGTTTCAGCAATTCGTTGAACCGGCGCTGCATGGCGATCATCTGCTCGCGCATGTGGAGCGCGACTTCGGCGCCTTCGAGATTGACGCCCATCTCTTCGATGAGGAGATGCGCGACGCGGATGCGATCGACCTCTTCCAGCGGATAGAGCTTCTGGCGGTCGCGCACGATGGGAGTGATGAGGCTCTCCTGTTCCAGGCGCCGGATGAAGTCCTCGTCGACGCAGCAGAGGTCGATGATTTCCGCGATGCGAAGGTATTTTCGTGCCATGGTTGGCTCTCGTTCTATAGCCGCAAGTTTTTACGTACGTCTTCGTCGTAAGCCTGGTCGACTTTCTCCACCGCTTCCCGGGGCACGCCGTTCTTCGGCACCTGAACCATCAGCCGCAGATATAAATCTCCGGCCGGCGATTTCCCGTGCGCGGGCACTCCCTTGCCTTTGACGCGCAGAAGCTGGCCGCTCTGCGCGCCCGGCGGAATTTTTACTTTTACCGGGCCGGTCGGCGTTGGCACTTCGACGGTCGCGCCGCGGATCGCTTCGCCGATGGTAATCGGGAGGTCCATTGTGAGATCTCTGCCTTCCCGCGTGAGCAGGGGATGGGGCCTGATTCGCGGAGTGATGTAGAGATCCCCCGGCGGTCCGCCGCGAACGCCGGGTCCGCCTTTTCCCGGGATCCGGATGCGCCTCCCGGTTTCCGCTCCCGGCGGTATGTTGACGCGAATCGTTTCCGGCTGCGCGTTGCCCGCGCCGTCGGGACGCTGCAGCGACAGCGCGGTTTGAAAGCCGCGCACGGCATCGAGAAAGTCGATGTCCATCGCCGCTTCGATATCCTGGCCCTGCACGGGACCGGTTTGCGTTTGGCGGCGGCCTCTCCCGAATATACCACCGAGATCGCCGAAGATGTCGCCGAGATCGTTGATGTCGAATTCCTGCGCGCTGAAGCCGCCACCGTACGATCCGCCTGTACGGGAAGCCTGCTCCTGCCACTGCTTGTAAGTCCGGGCTTTGTCCGCGTCAAATCCGGAAGCGAGCCCGGCCTCGCCGAACTCGTCGTAGAGTTTGCGCTTCTCGGGATCGCTTAGGACGTCGTGCGCCGCGGAGATGTCTTTGAATTTCGCTTCGGCTTCTTTGTTCCCCGGATTAATGTCGGGGTGATACTTACGCGCGAGCTTGCGGTACACCTTGCGGATTTCGTCCTGAGATGCGCCGCGCTCGACGCCCAAAATTTTGTAAAAGTCACGTTCGGCCATCTTTGTAAAGATAATGCTAAATCGGCGGGTTGCAAGAGGAAAGCTGCCGATCCGCTTAGTTTCTCTTCGGCAGCAGGACGGCCATCAGGACGACGCTGATGATAGAAAGAACGCCGAGCAGCCAAAAAATCGTCGGGATGCTCGTCGCGACGAGAAGAATACCGACGAGAGTCGTGGAAAGAGTCTTCGATACCTGCTGGAGCAATCGGTCGAACGAAATGATTCCGCCGCGCAGCTCGGCGGGCGCGTTTTGCGTGAGCAGGCTCTTCTGCATCGGCGAGATCACGCCGTTGCCCAGGCCGTAGAAGAACAGCACGGCGCCGACGAGCCAGACTCCGGGCATGAACGGCACGGCGACCATCGCGATGCCGCAGACGACGAAAGCGATAAAAAGCAGTTTGGCTTTGTCCCGCCCCGCCGCCAACCTTCCTGCCTGGCTCGCGGTCAGCATCGCGCCGGTGGAAAAGAAAACGTAGAGAAGCCCGGCGGTCGCCGTCGAGACCGAATGCGTGCGCACGACGAAAAGAGGCAAGTAGGTGAGAAATCCGTAGTCGAGAAAAAATCTCAGGAAGCCGCCGCAAAACGCGACCATCAAGCGCGGGTGGCGCGTGAGGCGGAACATGTCTTTGAGATACTTCCAGTTGTCGTCGTGATGGGTCCCTTTAGTTTCGGGCATCCACAAGAGGCAGCATAGTCCCATAGGCACGGCGAGGAAATAAAGGAGAAACGGCCAGAACCATGCGATAGCGGCGAGGATACCGCCGAGCGGCGGCAAAATAAGATAGCCGACGCGGTCGATGAAAACCTTCAGGCCCTGGCCGCCGATTTCGTAGTCTCCTTCGAGAAGGTCGCCGATCAGAACAATGGTCAGCGGGATCACCGCGCTGAAACCGATTCCTTGAATGGCGCGGAACGTGAGAAGCCAGCCGAACGTCGGCGCGAACGCCATCGCGGCGCCGCTGAGACCGAAGAGAATCAGTCCCCACGCCAGCAGATGGCGCCGGCCGTAAAGGTCCGCCATGATTCCGAAGATCGGCGACAGGACGATCGCCGGCCCCGTGAAGACGGTCATGATCAGCGCCAAGGCCGAGTCGCTGATGGCGAACGGCTCGATCAGAGCGGGAAGGGCCGGTTGGATGAAGTTGAAGCCCATCATCAGCGCCAAGCTCGAGCCGTAGACGAGCGCGAGCGCCCTGCGCTTTTCGGGCGAGAGTTCTCCCAGGCCGAAGACGGTCGCGATGGAAGGCGCGCGCATGAACGGAAGGTAAACTAGACGCAGCGGTGAGTCAATGAACTTTTGTTCGCGAGCGCGTTCTTTGACTGAAACGATGATCCATAGTAAGGAAGCCTCGACTCGAAGGAGGATGACGCTATGATTTTATTGCTTGGTCCGGACGACATCACCGGCCTCATCACGATGAAGGAAGCCGTGGAAGCGATGGAGCAGGGGCTCAAAGATTGGGCCGGGAATCGTGAGCTCGGCGCGTTGCGCCGGCGCGTGCATGCTCCGTCGGGCGCGCGAGTGACGGTCCATCAGGGCGCCCCAGCCTCGGCCGGGGTAACAGGATTGCTCACCCATTGCGAGCAGGTGGTTATCCATGCCGACGGCCGGCAGACCTATGCCGTGCGCGGCCGTCCGGTGCGCGTGATTTACAATGCGGATAACTCGGAGCTTCTCGCCGTGACGATCGGCGAGGTGAGAGTGCGCGAGCTTCCGGAGGTCAACAATGTAGCGACCGTTCCCACAGCCTCGGCGACGGCGGTGGGAGTGAAGCTGCTCGCGCGCAAGAATTCGCGCCGCATCGGCATTCTGGGTTCCGGGGGACAGGCCCGCTGCCAGCTTGTGGCCTGCAAGGCGGTGCTTCCCGGGTTGGAGGAAGCCAAGGTCTATAGTCCCACGCCTGAGAACCGCGCGAAATTTGCGGCGGAGATGACCGAGCTTCTCGACATCGAAGTCCGGCCGGTCGGAAGCACGCGGGAAGCGATCCAGGGCGTCGACGTTCTTCTCTCGGTTACAAACGCGAACGTTCCTACTTTCGACGGCAACTGGCTGGAGCCGGGAATGCATCTCTGCTCGATCGTTTCGAGCAATATCGGGCTCCTCCGCGGGGGTTTCATCAGGCAAAAACGGCGGGAAGTCGACGACGCGACGCTGAAGCGCGCCGATATCATTGCGTGCAATTCAAAAGAGCAGGAAAGGCTGGACGAGCCCGGGATTCTCTGGGATCCCATTCAGCAGGGAATCATCTCATGGGAGAAGGTGTGGGATTTCATGGATCTGCTCAGCGGCCAAGTGCCGGGCCGGATCAGCGAGCGGCAAATCAGCTTCTTCAAGAACAACGCTTCCTGGGGCGTCGGCGATCAGGCGATCGGCGCGCTTCTTTACCGGCGCGCTCTGGAGCGGGGAATCGGAACCAGGCTCCCGATCGACGGCGCCGAGTACCGGGAATAAACCTCTCTTGACAGCCCTCCGCCTTCGTGTAAAGAATACACCAAACTAGTGTAATTTTTACGCTAACTCGCGGAGGCCAGGGCATGGAATCGTCGCTTTACGTCGAACAAAAAAATCCGCGCGAGCTTTACGAGCACCTCGCGCGTCTGGAAGATGCGCATGCCTACACTCCCGAGAGCTGCGAACAATTCGCCGGGCAGATCCGGGAAATCCACCGGCTCAAGAAGCAACGCAACGCCGTGATCCTCGCCCACAATTACCAGAGGCCGGAGATCTTCGAGGTAGCGGACTTCATCGGCGATTCGCTGGAGTTGGCACGGCAAGCGACTCGAATCGACGCCGACCTCATCGTTTTTTGCGGCGTCCATTTCATGGCCGAGAGCGCGAAGATATTGAACCCGGAGAAGACCGTGCTGCTGCCGGATCTTCGCGCCGGCTGTTCGCTCGCCGACAGCGTCACGGCCGAGCGCCTCGCCGAGCGCAAAGAAGAGCTGCGTCGGCTCTATCCCGATCTGGCCGTGGTGAGCTACGTCAACACGACCGCGGACGTGAAAGCGGAATCGGACGCTTGCTGCACCTCGTCGAACGCTGCAAAAGTCGTCAATGCCTTGCCCAACCGGCACATTCTTTTCGTCCCGGACGAGAACCTCGCGCGCTACGTGCAGCAGAACAGCGACAAGACAATCATCGCCGGGGACGGCAACTGCTACGTCCATCATCAAATCACGCCGGATGAGATCATGAACGTCAAAGAGAAGCTCCCGCACGTCAAAGTTCTCGTCCATCCGGAGTGCCGCGCGGACGTTCTGGCGCTGGCAGACGCCGTCTTGAGCACCAGCGGCATGGTCCAGTACGCGACGGAGAGCGCGGCTTCTGAGTTTCTGGTCGTGACCGAATGCGGCCTGTCCGACCGGCTGCTGCTCGAACTGCCCGAGAAGAAATTCTACAAAGCCTGCAAGCTCTGCCGCTACATGAAGATGATCACGCTGGAAGATACCCTTGATTCTCTGCAGCGCATGCGCTACGAGATCACCCTCGACGAAGACGTTCGCGCCCGCGCCGAAGTGGCGCTCAGAAAAATGTTCGAGCTCGGCCGATAGCCCGCCTGCTTTTTCAGGAAATGCGGCCGGGCCCTTGACAGACGATCGCGTTGGTATATGAAAAGTTAAGATCCGCCGCATATTCGCGATCAAACTCACGAGCCATTCAAAGGAGGGCCGTCATGGCAAAATATCTACTGATCGAATCGAGAGATCCCTTCGACAGCGCGGACTCTGAATATTTCGCCGGTCTGGTCCAGGGGATCGCCAAGAGAGGGAACGAGGCGACGCTGTTTCTCATACAGAATGGGGTTCTTCCGGCGCGCAAGGGATCGAAGTACAACGGCGTCATCTCCGATCTGATCAAGAACAAAGTCAAGGTGGTCGCCGATCGCTTCTCGCTGAAAGAGCGCGGAATACGCCGGCTCGCCGAAGGCGTCGATACCGCGGACACGGACCGGCTCGTGGATTTGCTCCTCGAGCCGGGCACGAAAGCAATTTGGCATTAACGATCTGGAGGTGAATTATGGCTTCTGGAAAAACAGTGACGGTGGCGATCATGGATGCTCCTTACGAGTCTGCGAACTCGACGACCGCGCTGCGCATCGTTCAGTCCGCTTTGGAGAAGGGGCACAACGTCAACGTCTTTGCCTACGAGGGCGCCGTCAATCTCACCATGAAGGCGCAGGCGCCCCATCCGAATCCGGTCAAGGGAACCTCCGTCGAGCAGGAAGCGCACCCGACGACGAAGGATTGGGTCTCCGCGCTGTTCAAGCTGGCGAGGGAAAAAGACGCGAAGCTCGACTGGGTGAACTGCGGCCTCTGCGTGGACGAGCGCGGCGCCGGCGACTGGATCGAAGGGCCGCGGCGCGGAGGACCGAAAGATTTTCTCGACGCCTCATCGGCGAGCAGCGCAACGCTCGTCATCCCGACCAAGTAAGCGAGGGAGGAAGTCATGCCGAAGATTTTGAATATTGTCGAAACCGCCTACCGGGGAACTTTAGAAGAGCAGGACGACACGATCCTCTGGCTGACCCACATGCTGAAGAACGCCGGGGCGGACATCTCGCTTCTCTTACGCGCGAACGCGGTGAACTACGGCGCCAAAGGCCAGGACGCGTCGGGTCTGCATTTCGGCGAGATCAAAATGACGCACCCGCCGGAGATCGACAAAGACATCGAGAAGATGATGGAGAAAGGCGTCTCGATGTATCTGGTCGAAGAGGATGCGCGCGAGCGGGGATTGACCGACGACGATCTCTTGAGCGGCGTCCGAAGGATCAAGCGACAGGGGATTCCCGAGCTCATCGACGAGCACGATCAAGTCTGGCACTGGTAGCGCTTTCGGCAAACTTCACGACGTATTGCCGCGGCGTTAATTTTTTGTTGGCCGCACGCCGCGCCGGCGCCATTACCGCTCGTTCTTTTTGGGATAGTTTTTGCACACCCTCTTGCAGGGAAAGCGCGCCTTTGGCCATCCCGGAATAGCGCCCGCCTGGACCCATAGCACCAAGGAGGGCGTCGGCGCCGCTTATCATACGGCGAGCCGCGTCTGGTTTACTCATTCCCACGGCATACTCAACGAAGTTTATTACCCCACGGTCGATTCCCCGCAGATCCGGGATCTTCAATATCTCATCACGGACGGCGAGAGCTTTTTTCACGAGGAGAAGCGGGATCTTTCCACCGAGTTGGAATACGTCGATCATCACACGCCGGCGTTCCGCATCACCAATCGGGAGCCGCGGGGGCGTTATCGAATCGTCAAAGAGGTCATCGCCGATCCGCACCTTCCCTGCGTGCTTATGCAGACGCGCATCGAAGGCGACGAAGATTTTCTCAAGAAGCTCCACCTCTACGTTCTCGTCGCGCCTCATCTCGAGAGCCGGGGATGGGGCAACAACGCCGCCAAAGTAGAGGTTTGCGGAAAAACGATTCTGGTCGCCTTTCGCAACGACACGTATCTCGCTCTCGGCGCGACCGCGCCATTTAAAAAAACATCGTGCGGCTACGTCGGCTCGAGCGACGGTTGGACCGATCTGCACGAAAATTTCCGCATGGATTGGGCATTCGACTTCGCCGACGACGGCAACG
Encoded here:
- the glgP gene encoding alpha-glucan family phosphorylase, coding for MESTTGFPVLPERISGLGKLAFDLWWTWNEEGREVFRRLDYHLWRLTEHNPVRMLQMVPRERLEQAAADASFLAVYDCAMEALKRALTSEDSWWSRGYPHLAKRPIAYFSAEFALHNSLPIYAGGLGVLAGDLCKEASDLGLPLVGVGFMYPQGYFHQQISSGGWQEEVYEQLNWQQAPIEPALSSDGKPCILPVPLGNRSVHVAVWLVRVGRVKLYLLDTDLEENSSWDRELSARLYGGDRSTRVQQEIILGIGGVRALRALGQDPVVWHLNEGHAAFVVLERAREIVERGESFDKALEQVRGTTVFTTHTPVAAGHDVYPIETVEANLKICWGALDKYREDFLKLGTYNNGSGSMFNMTALALRGAGAVNGVSRVHGRVTRDMWAPVWPGTAESDRPVEVVTNGVHVSTWIAPDMAKLFDRHLGAAWRGGHDEPALWDGILAIPDEELWNIRQQLRSYLIAFIRERTRQLWMEERVSATRVVAAGTLLDPTALTIGFARRSTEYKRPELIFHDPKRLTRILFALRKPVQIVFAGKAHPADDRGKYSLQRLYKRAADPSFGGRIAFIEDYDVHVAHFLVQGCDVWLNTPRRPFEASGTSGMKASINGVLHLSTGDGWWVEGYTGANGWLIDGGLPDGDPSAVDAAEADALYRLLEEEVVPNFYERDSENIPRRWVRMVKEAIRTVTPHFSARRMLKQYADEMYAPAADRAVAQSS
- a CDS encoding chaperone modulator CbpM; its protein translation is MARKYLRIAEIIDLCCVDEDFIRRLEQESLITPIVRDRQKLYPLEEVDRIRVAHLLIEEMGVNLEGAEVALHMREQMIAMQRRFNELLKRLSRELKK
- a CDS encoding DnaJ C-terminal domain-containing protein, with the protein product MAERDFYKILGVERGASQDEIRKVYRKLARKYHPDINPGNKEAEAKFKDISAAHDVLSDPEKRKLYDEFGEAGLASGFDADKARTYKQWQEQASRTGGSYGGGFSAQEFDINDLGDIFGDLGGIFGRGRRQTQTGPVQGQDIEAAMDIDFLDAVRGFQTALSLQRPDGAGNAQPETIRVNIPPGAETGRRIRIPGKGGPGVRGGPPGDLYITPRIRPHPLLTREGRDLTMDLPITIGEAIRGATVEVPTPTGPVKVKIPPGAQSGQLLRVKGKGVPAHGKSPAGDLYLRLMVQVPKNGVPREAVEKVDQAYDEDVRKNLRL
- a CDS encoding MFS transporter, whose amino-acid sequence is MRAPSIATVFGLGELSPEKRRALALVYGSSLALMMGFNFIQPALPALIEPFAISDSALALIMTVFTGPAIVLSPIFGIMADLYGRRHLLAWGLILFGLSGAAMAFAPTFGWLLTFRAIQGIGFSAVIPLTIVLIGDLLEGDYEIGGQGLKVFIDRVGYLILPPLGGILAAIAWFWPFLLYFLAVPMGLCCLLWMPETKGTHHDDNWKYLKDMFRLTRHPRLMVAFCGGFLRFFLDYGFLTYLPLFVVRTHSVSTATAGLLYVFFSTGAMLTASQAGRLAAGRDKAKLLFIAFVVCGIAMVAVPFMPGVWLVGAVLFFYGLGNGVISPMQKSLLTQNAPAELRGGIISFDRLLQQVSKTLSTTLVGILLVATSIPTIFWLLGVLSIISVVLMAVLLPKRN
- a CDS encoding ornithine cyclodeaminase family protein; the encoded protein is MILLLGPDDITGLITMKEAVEAMEQGLKDWAGNRELGALRRRVHAPSGARVTVHQGAPASAGVTGLLTHCEQVVIHADGRQTYAVRGRPVRVIYNADNSELLAVTIGEVRVRELPEVNNVATVPTASATAVGVKLLARKNSRRIGILGSGGQARCQLVACKAVLPGLEEAKVYSPTPENRAKFAAEMTELLDIEVRPVGSTREAIQGVDVLLSVTNANVPTFDGNWLEPGMHLCSIVSSNIGLLRGGFIRQKRREVDDATLKRADIIACNSKEQERLDEPGILWDPIQQGIISWEKVWDFMDLLSGQVPGRISERQISFFKNNASWGVGDQAIGALLYRRALERGIGTRLPIDGAEYRE
- the nadA gene encoding quinolinate synthase NadA; translation: MESSLYVEQKNPRELYEHLARLEDAHAYTPESCEQFAGQIREIHRLKKQRNAVILAHNYQRPEIFEVADFIGDSLELARQATRIDADLIVFCGVHFMAESAKILNPEKTVLLPDLRAGCSLADSVTAERLAERKEELRRLYPDLAVVSYVNTTADVKAESDACCTSSNAAKVVNALPNRHILFVPDENLARYVQQNSDKTIIAGDGNCYVHHQITPDEIMNVKEKLPHVKVLVHPECRADVLALADAVLSTSGMVQYATESAASEFLVVTECGLSDRLLLELPEKKFYKACKLCRYMKMITLEDTLDSLQRMRYEITLDEDVRARAEVALRKMFELGR
- a CDS encoding DsrE family protein, with the protein product MAKYLLIESRDPFDSADSEYFAGLVQGIAKRGNEATLFLIQNGVLPARKGSKYNGVISDLIKNKVKVVADRFSLKERGIRRLAEGVDTADTDRLVDLLLEPGTKAIWH
- a CDS encoding DsrE family protein, translated to MASGKTVTVAIMDAPYESANSTTALRIVQSALEKGHNVNVFAYEGAVNLTMKAQAPHPNPVKGTSVEQEAHPTTKDWVSALFKLAREKDAKLDWVNCGLCVDERGAGDWIEGPRRGGPKDFLDASSASSATLVIPTK
- a CDS encoding DsrE family protein — its product is MPKILNIVETAYRGTLEEQDDTILWLTHMLKNAGADISLLLRANAVNYGAKGQDASGLHFGEIKMTHPPEIDKDIEKMMEKGVSMYLVEEDARERGLTDDDLLSGVRRIKRQGIPELIDEHDQVWHW